One segment of Dermochelys coriacea isolate rDerCor1 chromosome 5, rDerCor1.pri.v4, whole genome shotgun sequence DNA contains the following:
- the IDNK gene encoding probable gluconokinase isoform X1: MVLLAPMGVSGSGKIFKGGLPQTRFHTTLTLVSLKRAWRRLLSEPSRICLDWNKRSTVGSQLAAKLGWKFYDADDYHPTENTKKMAQGIPLNDQDRIPWLCKLHDILMREESAGQSVILACSALKKMYRCILVSGRDAVYSKSDQLEEQGDSATRKILFIHLDGSMELITSRLEKRRGHFMAPELLQSQFDILEPPSAPENFITVSLEKSVSEIVSEIEKYLHLKKCFSRAVSELDAH, translated from the exons ATGGTGCTGCTGGCGCCGATGGGAGTGAGCGGCTCGGGGAA AATTTTCAAGGGTGGACTTCCTCAGACAAGATTTCACACTACTCTGACCCTTGTTAGCTTGAAAAGAGCTTGGAGAAGACTCCTTTCAGAACCGAGCAGGATTTGTCTTGACTGGAATAAAAG ATCCACTGTTGGGTCACAGCTGGCAGCTAAG CTGGGATGGAAATTCTATGATGCTGATGATTATCATCCTACAGAGAACACAAAGAAAATGGCACAAGGAATACCACTAAATGACCAG GACAGGATTCCATGGCTTTGCAAATTACATGATATATTAATGAG AGAAGAGTCAGCTGGACAAAGTGTGATTCTGGCCTGTTCGGCTCTGAAGAAAATGTATAGATGCATATTAGTAAGTGGACGGGATGCTGTGTATTCTAAGAGTGATCAGCTAGAGGAACAAGGAGACTCTGCCACAAGGAAGATCCTTTTTATCCATTTGGATGGATCTATGGAACTCATCACCAGCCGcctggagaagaggagaggacACTTTATGGCACCCGAACTACTACAGTCTCAGTTTGATATACTGGAGCCTCCGTCAGCACCAGAAAACTTTATCACTGTGAGTCTGGaaaagtctgtttctgaaatagTATCTGAAATTGAGAAATATCTTCACTTAAAGAAATGCTTTTCCAGAGCAGTCTCTGAATTAGATGCACATTAA